The Branchiostoma floridae strain S238N-H82 chromosome 1, Bfl_VNyyK, whole genome shotgun sequence sequence ACTGCCAATCCCAAACTCTTCATCCATCTCTTCCAGCATCCTGGCCTGGAAAACAGCAGTCACAACAACTGTTATGTGGGTTGCAGATAGTTTCTTGGGTGGAAAGTTTCTCAAAAAATAGCCCTGACCAAATGTCAGAAATCAGTGATGTTAAGACAATATACTAAATTAATTGCTTCTTATTCAACCGTCTTAAATTCTATGTGATCCCTGAATGCGTACATGTTTGGTGCCAGAAGGCCACTTTAATATATGACATGCAGAAAGTTGTTGATTGAAGTTTACCCTCTTTGCAGCCTTGTCCTTCTCAATCTGGAGCTTGCGGCTCCGCTCCACCCAGGCTGTCACATCATCCAGCTCATCGTCATCACCCAATGCCTTGATCTTCCTGTGTTCGACCAAACAGCAGAAGTTGTGAAAATAGAGCAATGAAAACAGACTGTACATGCATGATGCATTGCAAGTCTCGCACAACAATACTGTACTTCCTTGGGTCATTAGCACAAGAATGTATTAACGTCAGTCAAAACTACAACATCAATCTAGTAGTACCAGTTTTCTCACCCTAGTTTCTTGTTcatctctctcttctctctcatGGCTTTCATCTTCTCTCGCAGCTCATCTGCTTTCTTCTTCTCACCAAGGTTGATGGCAGGTGCATGGACATCTTCTTTGTTCTCTGTTTTATCCTCCTCGGCTATACAGGGAATAAGTTGGACACATTTGCCACACTATGTACTTATCAAGGGACTTACATTATAATACAAAGTTAGAAGACAAGTacttttattatacattttctgCAAAATGTTGGCAGACTGGTGTCAATTGATAAGAATGTGACTTCAAGTATAATGCAGAAGCAGACAAACCTGTAACTACAGCATCTGCAACATCCAAAGGTTTCAGGCCCAGTTTTGCTCTCAGTTTACTGTAACAGACAAATTAAGATATGCATTGATTGCCATAGAACTAGAAGTGAAAATTTCTCGGATGAAAAAGATTACATCACATTTGCCACCAGAAAatgaaaagtacatttgtacacccACAAATCTAATGATTAAGTTAACTCACCAATGATAATAATGAACTGTCATCTAAACAAAGTAACTTGTTGGATTTACATGATCAGCATTGCAATTTTCTACAGATTTTATCGTGGGGTCGTGAGGCATGAATGCAGGATATTGGGTTCCTGCTCCTgctcctgggttcaaatccggccATGCTTCTAAttttttgcccttgggaaaggcacacaactttcctcactccacacaggtccccactgcccctacagccttaCAAAGGACCATTACTTTTGACAGATTGCATGACACCACTAGATTACTAAAGCCTGGCTATGTTTGTTCATAAATAACATTTACAACATGCATTTGGTCCGTACTTTGTCTCCTCAATGCTGAGAGCACCTTCTCCCCCTGCTCCTGCCCCTGATGTGGATGGTGCCGGCTCATCTGGGAATGGGAACACAAATAAGGTAAATATCTCAGGACAAGGACATACAAAACATGAAtaaagttacatctttaactaaTAAATACATCTTTAACTAATAAAATATAGATTAAATCATGTGCATACAGCACCTCGTGTTTCTCCAACCAAACGTAATGTTGCTAAGCCACAACCTCTTGCATGTATAGCTAATTATATGGCTGCGTAACTTGTGTGAAAACAGTGCcatatcaaatgaaaaaaattatggatATGACAGTGCTTTCAGTAGTGTGCTtcatacccccctcccccataattTTGCCTGGATATTCGTAGACTACTTACCATCATCCTGTGACTCCGTTTTCACTCTTATTTCTTCAGACTCCctgtgtttcttcttcctctcctTCCCCTCCTTATCTCGCTTACGCTCCCTGTGTCTATCCTTGTCTCTTTTTCTCTCCTTAGATCGCGATCTGGACCGAGATctggatttttctttcttttcacgCTTCCTCTCTCTTGACCTAGATCTTGAGCGATCTTTGtccttctttctctttctgGACTCCCTCTCGAGTTCCCTGTCCTTCTCCCTGTCCCTGTCTTTCTCCTTGTGCTTCTTAGAAGACCCCATATCTTGGGGGAAATACTATTGAGGAAAACAGCAGAGTTTTAGCAAAAAATTTATGTACTCTTGCCTTTTCGAACAAACGTAAGAGCAACGTGATTACAAGTATATAGCTTACAATTGGGCTATTACCGATTCGAATACGGCTATAGTTGAAAAAAAACCTTATacaaatattgataagaaaaaatTATGAAGAAGATTACAGAtaatatttgtaaataaataTACGTATGAATATTTTGTTATTACTTTGCTGTTAACTTTCAATTTAAGTAACCAGCTATGTAACTCCTTCATGAACAAATTAAGTGCTATATTCTGTATGGTGTACCCCGTGGACCATAACACTAAATACGTGGGTAAACTTACTGaatcatttttttatataataGTCCCATTGTCGCATATAGATATCATATCAATGAATTTTGTTAGATATTATATTAATTTATATTGTTTGAGAAAATAGTGAATAACAAATAAGTCTTCTTTTATTTCCAGGTTTCCTCTTTCATCATATTGTTGTTACCCCGTACAGGCATCGTACCGTCTGCTACCATATATCGCAGCGGTTCTTTCGTTTTGATATTTCAGTGTGAGTAGAGAACTGGGACGTATCTGGTGAGATCTAGGACAAACTGCGTTGACGAAGACTCTACACCGTACCTGCTTTTCCTTCACAAGCAGAAGGCAACCCAGTATCCACGGTAAGTAATGGGGAGCGCTGTCTAAGCTGCAAAACAAACTTTGTCAGGAGCAGGAGtcgacatataacgttaatttcGAGATGAGAACTGAGGAGAAATGTGTCTGGTTTGGTCCCAGTAGCAGACGCGAGTTATGATCTGTTTATGTTCCCTTTTGAGGAGGGAACGACGCAGTCGGCATTTACTGCCAGAAGCTCTATAGGCCAGGTACTGCACAACTGTAGCTACTGGGATGATATAAATGTAGCATttcaaaaatatgccatattgTCTTTTGAAACACTTTCTAGAATCTTGACGTGTTTGTTCTTTTTAATCTCGCTTTCGCGCCTTCATAtcacgttatataacgtcctttcCAATGTTGTCTTGTAGAAATCATACATGCTGctaaggaggttatatagagatGCTGCTGAATAGATGTCATATGAATCAATATTCAATCAGATGACAATAGTGCAACAAAACACCATTGTTGTACTGCATATCGGTAACAATGGCTGCTGCCCATAGTACAAATTACTTTCGATCATTAAAATTTTCATGTGTGACTATGGCTTTCAGTCTGTAGTTCATCTGAATGAATAAGTTTTTCATTCATTAACATGGTGTATATTATTCATAACCTTAACATTGCAGTTTCTAATAATGGATAATGATGCCATCTTTAGAGGCCTCACCCTAATGCATAGTCATGTCACAGCATGTTTCTGATGCCAAGTTCAGGATGTAGGGTGGACTTTTAGATTGATAATCATAGCTTAGTTCCATAATTATCACATTGCATCacaatgaaattcattgaaGATTCTCTGACTCATCATCTGTGACACATTTCAGTGTTAGCTGAGGTGTGCTGTAATTCTGGTTAAACATTCTGCTATCCAGATCTATTGCTGAAATATGAACTACAGCAATGTGTCATATTGCATTTCTTGAGATACTTTACTAATGAAGTAAAAATGGTTTCCATTGTACAGTATCTCCCTTGGTAATGTaatatcaaatacattgtatcccCTTACCCTATCCCAGTAAGTGATCTCTATACCTTCTATTTGCCTTTCTTCTCATGGCTTCCtgtattttttatttgtgttgAACAGAAGGTGACAGTTGCTGTTCAGTGCAGATAGACCACAGAGCGGTACCAGACTACAGCAGAATGGCCTGGGGTGAGCCGGCAGGGTACCAGGGCCTCCAGTCTGAGGAGGAACAACTGGAGATGGTCCTGAGGCTGTCCATGCAGGAGACAGGTACAACTAACTACAGGAAGTCCAGACCAGAGATTTGTTCTTTTAGGTTTTAGTTCTATCATATACAATTTGAAACAGAGCTATAAGGGTATGGCCCTATACAACatatactggtacatgtatatctaacaTGCGTTTTGATCCAGATTCAGCTGACCTCCCAAATTTGATGATCCTGGGGGAGGAAATGAAATCAGATGAAATCAccatgtagtactagtatgtaccaATACAGTGTACTTGTACTATGTACCGCATCTAATATAAGCTGACAAAAACATGGAGCTGATGAACGATATCAGGACTTTGAAATTTtagtttattttatttgatcATAGAACAATTTTTTGTTCCATTCATCTCGATATTGTTATTAAGATCGGTGTATGAATCATTGATTACTAAGAAATTCTTACTTCTTGAATTTTTCAAATATGAAGGGAGTCACGTTTTAAAAGTACCATACTGCTGGCTAATAGCAGTTGTTTGTCCATGACATGAGAACATTCTAGGCTCTGGCTTGTACAAGTCACAGTTTGTTTCTAGGTGTTGCTGTCATTAATGTAAACACATAATAAGTGAAGGCATGTTGTGTTTCAGAACAGAGTCTGCTCACACACAGTGCTTGAAGGCTGTCACCATCCAACTAACCAACCCATATATTGCTGCAAGTATTGAATATCACTTTAGTGGTTGAAAAAGATAATGTCGCCATGAGAAAAGCACTGAACATACTAGTAACTAGATTGTAGTGATGTATTATGCATGTCTTCCTAGAGCGTGTAGACTAATCATTGGTGTTGCTTGCTGTAGGGttgcatatatatgtatgcatgcATATAAATCTGTCATGTCACTGTGCTTTGAtgtttacataatatatacgTCATGTACACTACCAAATAAAAAAGAACAGGTCTGAGACTGGTAAAAGGAACAAACTGATCTGTCCAGCAGGTTTACAGTGCATATGCAACATATTATGTATgttaaaagtctttttttatttccccCTAGAACGAGCAAACCTGCGTGCAGCCCTGCTGCTGTCTGCGGAGGAGGCTGGGGTTGAGGCTGAGGAGGTGCTGACCACGCCCGAGGAGTCCTTGCCTGGGCTGTCTGACCAGGAGAACAGTGATGAGGAGGATATCGTAGGGGATAAAGGTATGTCCGGGTGTGGATGTTCTGTGCTGAACTCAGACCACTTTGTATATCATGCTGTGTAGCTATTGTTTCAGGTGTTCATTATATTTATAACAGATTGTGTGCAATATTGTAGGACATATTTTGGCAGTCAACATTGGGAGTGGGGATGATGAAGACAGTTCTAATACtttgaatttgatttgaaaGTCATCACTTATAATGGTACAAAAGaagatttgtttgatttttcaaaGAAGCTGCTACCATGGTCAAATATTAATCTGGACACCACACCCATCTTACAAAATGTCTATTGTAAACAGAGTTTTCTATGATAGTGTACAAAGCTCAAATATGATAGTGAGATCCCAGGAATAGAAGATTACAGCAAGCTGTAAGTATCTGGGTGTGAGTCCGATATAATCATAGTCTGATCTGACAGGGTGTTATGGACCAGTGTTTTCATATCTAATCTCCCTGTGGTTGAGCAGAGCCTCATATATCCAGCATGAATCATGTCTGGTGGAGGAAGTGACTGACCTTGTAACATGTATCAGGTTTCCATGTTTACGTGACATGTTGTGCGTCAGAAAATAGGCACAACCCTAGCAACAGTGGTTAGCCTTGGACCATCCTTTCAATGAAAGTGGATACTGCTGTGTTGGTGCCAcctgtgtttgtatgtacaaaTGCTACTAAGTTGTTATTGCAAGAAGTGTACCCCCTAGAAGAATGTATAGGATATACTTCTAGTGACCAGATTTGACCATGGCATTGTTTTCAGAAATATTGGTCTGTAGAATGTTTTCTTTACCCAAGCATAGATAAAAGAGCTTATTGTCTCAATTCACAACATCAAAGGTTTGAAATCATTTCcataaaataaagaaatgtttcaaGTATGACAACTTCCATCTTGCTTAACACACAGGTAAGGCAGTGCATGTATATAGAATTTAGAATGCAGAAAGAGATGAACAGGGGTTCTCTTGAATTGGTGATATTGGTTGTACACAACTACAAAAAATAGTGCACAAAAACACCCAGTGCAGGGAGAAAATATAAGTCTGACCAATGTTGACAGGCACAGCAGTCTGTAAAAGCTCATAGGCTCAGGCTGTGCACCACATCCCTGGATAGCAACAGCTACAAACTTTCTTCAAGGCCAGTAAACACTCCAGCTGTTGGGAATAGTCCTGGCTTATAGCCAGTCTCTGGTAGACTAAAATAGATGCAAACAGTAACTCCCAATTCCTGCCATTTGTGAAGAGCACCTTCTGACCTGACTTTGCGACAGCTGCAATGTTGTGAGTCTTCCGTGACTTGTGCAGAGTTTATTTTTTAGTTGGCTTGGGAGAATTTCACCTTCAAGGTCTCTTTGAATGACATCAACTGTTAACTCTACAAGTAACTTCAATTCTTTAGAAGGAGAATCTAATCAAAACACAtttttcctccttttttttttttaagagcCGTGGCAGGCCAGTTGATATGCTCAGTCACACTGTGGCGTAGGGATAACTCAACCTTTTTACAGCCTATATTTCAACATTATTCCGGAAGCATCCTTAAGACAGGAGAGGTCAGCTATCTCAGACCAGGCATCCCAACCATGATCAGCTGACTTGAGTTTTGCATGTTATATCAGAAGTAACTAATGGCTGCACATTCCACTGGATGGGTGTAAGCCTCCTCAAGGAAACACTGTCATTTCTCAAGGGCTACGTGGAGTCTAAGTATAGAATCTTAAGGGTACTGGACTTCTACTGGTCATTCTGATCTTGAAAATGTCAAGGTCTTCTTAAACCATATATGTAAAGCTTTATGGTATACATGGTAGCAATGTGAGCATTGATGCTGATATGAAGTGACTGCATGGTAGAAAAGCCTATTTATTACCCATACCAAAGACTGGTAACAACATACCCCTTTACAATTAAGAAACATTGGTCATCCCCATAGATACTGCTTTTTCCACTGACTCTGTGTTTGGCTTAAAATTTGATGACTTTTAATCTCTTTACACTATGCAAATTAATCTCTCTTTCTATAAAACACTGTTAAAAACTATATAGAGTACAAATCTCTTTCAAACTGAAGATGATATCAGCAGTACCATTAGCAGCCAAAGTCTCCCATTTCTTCAGACATGTACAATTGAAGGTCATATTGGCCATCATATGCTGAAGCTGTTCTGCCATGTTGTCCCAGGGATGGACTTTACAGAGGTGTATGAGGACACCTGCTCAACAGCTGCAGTTGTTGTGAGGTTAGGGGACACCAACGTCCTGAGGGGGCTCATCGAGAATGACAGGGACCTGGAAGTACCTGACAACAGAGGCTGGAGACCCCTCCATGAGGCGGCCCATGCAGACCAGCAGGACTGCCTGAAAATGCTGTTAGATGGTAAGTAAAAAGTATAGTCTGAGACTTTCACACTGCACCAATGTGCATGATTCAATGACAGCTACATTTCTGTGCGACTGTATTCCTTtgctggcacacacacacacacataagttTTCCTTTcacgtaagtttttttttctaacaaaagGCAGGAATGAGGTATTTTGGTAGAAAGCTGGTATTAAAATGCTGTAAAGTGCTTACTAATGGGAATTTGGTTCACCTATTAGGAATGACAGTTAGAGGGAAAGAAACTGCCAGCCTTTTAAAGTAACAAGATAAAACTTGAAACTGACTGCCATTTTACTTTGTCCCTAGATGCCCTTCACAGTGTAAGAGCCCCAGAGTTTCTAGGCTTGTCTGCTTGGGATTTTCCAGTTAGATGTTCATATCAACAATGTTTTACAGGGTAATCATGAGTCCATTCCAAATGTGGATATGTCTGACTATGTAAAGGTTACAGCAAAGATGCAATGTTTCCCTTCATCAGTCACAAACACCTGTCCTTCTGATGAAATGCCCATGCCATAGGGATGCTTCAGTCCATCCTTCTGTGTCAGTAGGTACTGTAGAAACTTCCCATCTGTACCAAACTGCAGTACCTTTCCCTCACCCCTGTCAGCTACGAGGAGGCGCTGTTGATCATCCACACAAACCCCCATGGGCCAACTGAAGCCCCCACTCTCTCTTCTACCCTCTCCTTCAATTCTGAACTTGAGACGTCCATCAGATGAGAAGACCTTGATGCAGTTGTTGCCTTCGTCTGAGATGATGACCTCACCTGACTTGTTGACTGCCACGTGTGCTACTGCGGCAAACGGACCCTCTTCACTCAAGACATAAGGAAAATGTCTGACAGCCTTTCCCTCATTACTGTACACTCTTACATTTCTTTTTGAAAACTCTGTCACATACAAGAGGCTACTGACAGGACACATTGCAATGCTTTTTGGGTCCACTAGGAGGGCATCAGCAAATGTTCGTTTGTGGCGACCATCACTGTTGAAAACTTTTACGGACTTGTTTCCCAGATCCACAATGTACACATTCCCTTCGGAGCCAATAGCAAGGTCTGTCGGACGGGAGAGGTCTTCGTCCTTCAGCGTTGTAGAAAAACTGTTTACATGCTTCCATGAGATTGAGTCAAACATCTGGATGCGCCCATTATGACTGTCTGCAACAAGTATGAGGTTATCTGTGGACACAGCAATGCCCCTTGGGTGGTCAAACTGTCCATGCCTTTCTCCCCTGTTCCCcaacatgtatttctttttcaCACCAGGTATGTGCACGGTGCCTTTTGCCTGTCTGATTTCCTCTTTCCTTCCTGCCATCCCATCATCACTGTGTTGTTGAGTTGAAGCCTCTTGTTTTGTGGTGTCTGTTAAAGTAGGGCCCTGAAGGTTTAGCAAAGGATTTAGCTCAATTTGGCCCAGATGTTGTCGACTATTACCAACAGCAGCTGGGTGAAACACCATGTGATCCCCCTGTAAGAACTGACTCTTTTCTGCCCCTTCTGTACCAACAAGCTTGCCAAGTTTTTCCTCTACTTGCTTGATAGGTTTGTAGTTCCTTCTATCACTTGAGATGGTGTTATGAGCCCTGTCCATGGTTGATATCAACTCCACAATGTGTTCCTCCTGATCTGTTTTGCTCACTTTGACAGAGTCTGAGATTCTGCTGTAGTTCTCCTGAATCTGTCTCAGCAGACTTTCCTTCTCGATTCTAATGCGGCCAATCAGAGTCTTAGCAGCCATCTTGACATGTCTCTCCACCTTCAGTTTGTTAAGCTTTAACCTCTGTTCCTCTTCAGAAAGTCGAACTATTTTAGATCCGTACTCTTCCAGTTTGTTCCTGCCCTTTTCCAGGAGACCATTTATTTCTGTGTGACTCT is a genomic window containing:
- the LOC118412317 gene encoding tripartite motif-containing protein 3-like codes for the protein MAMKEELPKCIKDEFLQCWLCLDTFKQPKALPCLHTFCERCLQDYAEERPKFLCPYCRADTTLPEGGVTALPDNFWIVSMKDLLHKQVPTQGNSESDLSMCRVHGNEDLSHHCNTCDDVICRECISHSHSQHSVSKLEEVIEKSHTEINGLLEKGRNKLEEYGSKIVRLSEEEQRLKLNKLKVERHVKMAAKTLIGRIRIEKESLLRQIQENYSRISDSVKVSKTDQEEHIVELISTMDRAHNTISSDRRNYKPIKQVEEKLGKLVGTEGAEKSQFLQGDHMVFHPAAVGNSRQHLGQIELNPLLNLQGPTLTDTTKQEASTQQHSDDGMAGRKEEIRQAKGTVHIPGVKKKYMLGNRGERHGQFDHPRGIAVSTDNLILVADSHNGRIQMFDSISWKHVNSFSTTLKDEDLSRPTDLAIGSEGNVYIVDLGNKSVKVFNSDGRHKRTFADALLVDPKSIAMCPVSSLLYVTEFSKRNVRVYSNEGKAVRHFPYVLSEEGPFAAVAHVAVNKSGEVIISDEGNNCIKVFSSDGRLKFRIEGEGRRESGGFSWPMGVCVDDQQRLLVADRGEGKVLQFGTDGKFLQYLLTQKDGLKHPYGMGISSEGQVFVTDEGKHCIFAVTFT